A single window of Drosophila suzukii chromosome 3, CBGP_Dsuzu_IsoJpt1.0, whole genome shotgun sequence DNA harbors:
- the Cpr65Au gene encoding endocuticle structural glycoprotein ABD-5 codes for MHSNIMWLVAFMAIGVCLALPAGEDAQAETIKLESENTGDKYSFAYETSNGISRTETGEVKPGAGEEDGSLSVQGSTSWSAPDGKKYEISFTADETGYHPKFKLVA; via the exons ATGCATTCGAATATTATGTGGCTAGTAGCCTTCATGGCAATTGGGGTTTGTCTGGCCCTGCCGGCTGGTGAGGATGCCCAGGCGGAGACCATCAAACTGGAGAGCGAGAATACTGGCGACAAGTATTCCTTTGC CTATGAGACGAGCAATGGAATCTCCCGCACTGAGACTGGAGAGGTGAAGCCAGGTGCTGGTGAAGAAGATGGCTCTCTTTCTGTCCAGGGCTCGACCAGCTGGTCAGCTCCAGATGGCAAGAAGTACGAGATCAGCTTCACGGCCGACGAGACTGGCTACCaccccaagttcaagctggTGGCCTAG
- the LOC108013582 gene encoding larval cuticle protein 65Ag1-like has protein sequence MKFLIVFVALFALALAAPADVSIVRSDSDVGPESFKYDWETSDGQKAQAEGQLNNIGSENESLAVRGSFSFVADDGVTYTVNYIADENGFQPQGAHLPVAPEA, from the exons ATGAAGTTCCTGATTGTCTTCGTTGCCCTCTTCGCCCTGGCTCTGGCCGCCCCTGCTGATGTTTCGATCGTGCGATCGGACTCCGATGTTGGACCCGAGAGCTTCAAATACGA CTGGGAGACTAGCGATGGCCAGAAGGCTCAGGCCGAAGGTCAGCTGAACAACATTGGATCCGAGAACGAGAGCCTCGCCGTCCGTGGATCCTTCTCCTTCGTGGCCGATGATGGTGTCACCTACACCGTCAACTACATCGCCGATGAGAACGGTTTCCAGCCCCAGGGTGCCCATCTGCCCGTTGCCCCCGAGGCCTAA
- the l(3)mbn gene encoding protein lethal(3)malignant blood neoplasm 1 isoform X3, with protein MSLKMMAIVCALLLLCTLTHVLSAATTVRPYKFGFTIDEQQHRAEKRDERGIIMGEFGFITADGIYHVTVYATDEEGKFRIISMKSYPYAGPVGQKTLSVTTTPKALPLPLPVAPPRNNFITEGCAGCFLKKSPPKTEIRTLSQPLSPAQSDSATIAGISGVSANSPTGSSANGGSFSAGKSPAEGSGGSQTGGPGGVFGVGGSGGSRASGGPAGGSLPGSGLGVSGGSKPSGGSAVGSSSGSGFGGVGSGSSSGSGLGGVGGGSSSGSGLGGVGGGSSSGSGLGGIGGGSSSGSRLGGVGGGSKASGLGGGIGSGSGSASGATGDLYKFKYILDYNGHEETGGRNGDKQGSYFAIGEDAVQRTIEYIANEFGFQPHVSWRKLDAKEALPEENSLKHYEFKWFNQEQ; from the exons ATGAGCCTCAAAATGATGGCGATTGTTTGTGCT CTGCTGCTCCTGTGCACCTTGACCCACGTCCTGTCGGCAGCGACCACAGTGCGACCCTACAAGTTCGGCTTCACCATCGACGAGCAGCAGCATCGGGCGGAGAAAAGAG ATGAACGCGGCATTATCATGGGCGAGTTTGGGTTCATCACCGCCGATGGAATATACCATGTTACGGTCTATGCCACCGACGAGGAGGGCAAGTTCCGCATAATCTCCATGAAGAGCTATCCCTACGCTGGTCCCGTCGGTCAAA AGACACTGTCTGTGACAACGACTCCAAAGGCCCTGCCACTTCCGCTTCCGGTGGCTCCTCCCAGGAATAACTTCATCACGGAGGGATGTGCCGGCTGTTTCCTGAAGAAGTCCCCTCCCAAGACGGAGATTCGCACTCTTTCCCAGCCATTGTCGCCAGCTCAATCAG ATTCAGCAACCATTGCGGGAATTTCTGGAGTGTCAGCCAACTCACCAACCGGAAGTTCAGCAAACGGTGGAAGCTTCTCTGCAGGAAAATCGCCTGCTGAAGGATCTGGAGGATCACAAACCGGAGGACCTGGGGGTGTTTTCGGCGTAGGAGGTTCAGGCGGAAGCAGGGCATCTGGTGGTCCAGCTGGAGGAAGCTTACCAGGATCAGGACTGGGAGTTTCTGGAGGAAGCAAGCCATCTGGAGGTTCCGCTGTCGGAAGCTCTTCGGGATCTGGATTTGGAGGGGTCGGTAGTGGAAGCTCGTCAGGATCTGGACTTGGAGGAGTCGGTGGTGGAAGCTCGTCTGGATCTGGACTTGGAGGAGTCGGGGGTGGAAGCTCATCAGGATCCGGACTTGGAGGAATAGGTGGTGGAAGCTCGTCGGGATCTAGACTTGGAGGAGTCGGTGGTGGAAGCAAAGCCTCTGGGCTTGGCGGAGGAATTGGATCGGGAAGCGGAAGTGCATCTGGAGCAACGGGAGATCTGTACAAATTCAAGTATATCTTGGACTACAACGGACACGAGGAGACCGGCGGTCGCAATGGTGACAAGCAGGGCAGCTACTTCGCCATCGGCGAGGATGCAGTGCAGCGGACCATCGAGTACATTGCGAACGAGTTTGGATTCCAGCCGCACGTTAGCTGGCGGAAATTGGACGCCAAGGAGGCGCTGCCCGAGGAGAATTCGCTGAAGCACTACGAGTTCAAGTGGTTCAACCAGGAGCAGTAG
- the l(3)mbn gene encoding protein lethal(3)malignant blood neoplasm 1 isoform X2 encodes MSLKMMAIVCALLLLCTLTHVLSAATTVRPYKFGFTIDEQQHRAEKRDERGIIMGEFGFITADGIYHVTVYATDEEGKFRIISMKSYPYAGPVGQKTLSVTTTPKALPLPLPVAPPRNNFITEGCAGCFLKKSPPKTEIRTLSQPLSPAQSAMNTYYTTKGAVTGHVSTQTSNSQSSSGNTKIDYNVGVVEKVGPPVYPPLNIKLDESAIREAITYAGRVTGPVALADQPLIAPASVPASQVNIFSVDENANLPLASYVQSVAQRPSADIRNILRSGVASAKTVSHSKAQPTLTQNPHQALLLNSATIAGISGVSANSPTGSSANGGSFSAGKSPAEGSGGSQTGGPGGVFGVGGSGGSRASGGPAGGSLPGSGLGVSGGSKPSGGSAVGSSSGSGFGGVGSGSSSGSGLGGVGGGSSSGSGLGGVGGGSSSGSGLGGIGGGSSSGSRLGGVGGGSKASGLGGGIGSGSGSASGATGDLYKFKYILDYNGHEETGGRNGDKQGSYFAIGEDAVQRTIEYIANEFGFQPHVSWRKLDAKEALPEENSLKHYEFKWFNQEQ; translated from the exons ATGAGCCTCAAAATGATGGCGATTGTTTGTGCT CTGCTGCTCCTGTGCACCTTGACCCACGTCCTGTCGGCAGCGACCACAGTGCGACCCTACAAGTTCGGCTTCACCATCGACGAGCAGCAGCATCGGGCGGAGAAAAGAG ATGAACGCGGCATTATCATGGGCGAGTTTGGGTTCATCACCGCCGATGGAATATACCATGTTACGGTCTATGCCACCGACGAGGAGGGCAAGTTCCGCATAATCTCCATGAAGAGCTATCCCTACGCTGGTCCCGTCGGTCAAA AGACACTGTCTGTGACAACGACTCCAAAGGCCCTGCCACTTCCGCTTCCGGTGGCTCCTCCCAGGAATAACTTCATCACGGAGGGATGTGCCGGCTGTTTCCTGAAGAAGTCCCCTCCCAAGACGGAGATTCGCACTCTTTCCCAGCCATTGTCGCCAGCTCAATCAG CCATGAACACTTACTACACAACCAAGGGCGCTGTGACCGGACATGTGAGCACTCAGACCTCGAATTCTCAATCATCGAGTGGCAACACAAAGATCGACTACAATGTGGGCGTGGTCGAGAAGGTCGGACCGCCAGTGTATCCACCATTGAACATAAAGTTGGATGAGTCAGCAATAAGGGAAGCCATCACGTATGCCGGCCGGGTAACAGGTCCTGTGGCCCTGGCCGATCAGCCACTTATTGCCCCAGCATCGGTGCCCGCCAGTCAAGTGAATATCTTCTCTGTAGATGAAAATGCCAACCTTCCGCTTGCCAGCTATGTTCAATCCGTAGCACAACGTCCAAGTGCGGACATCAGAAACATCCTTCGATCGGGAGTTGCCTCTGCGAAAACAGTGTCGCATTCGAAGGCACAGCCCACACTCACACAGAACCCACACCAAGCACTTCTTTTGA ATTCAGCAACCATTGCGGGAATTTCTGGAGTGTCAGCCAACTCACCAACCGGAAGTTCAGCAAACGGTGGAAGCTTCTCTGCAGGAAAATCGCCTGCTGAAGGATCTGGAGGATCACAAACCGGAGGACCTGGGGGTGTTTTCGGCGTAGGAGGTTCAGGCGGAAGCAGGGCATCTGGTGGTCCAGCTGGAGGAAGCTTACCAGGATCAGGACTGGGAGTTTCTGGAGGAAGCAAGCCATCTGGAGGTTCCGCTGTCGGAAGCTCTTCGGGATCTGGATTTGGAGGGGTCGGTAGTGGAAGCTCGTCAGGATCTGGACTTGGAGGAGTCGGTGGTGGAAGCTCGTCTGGATCTGGACTTGGAGGAGTCGGGGGTGGAAGCTCATCAGGATCCGGACTTGGAGGAATAGGTGGTGGAAGCTCGTCGGGATCTAGACTTGGAGGAGTCGGTGGTGGAAGCAAAGCCTCTGGGCTTGGCGGAGGAATTGGATCGGGAAGCGGAAGTGCATCTGGAGCAACGGGAGATCTGTACAAATTCAAGTATATCTTGGACTACAACGGACACGAGGAGACCGGCGGTCGCAATGGTGACAAGCAGGGCAGCTACTTCGCCATCGGCGAGGATGCAGTGCAGCGGACCATCGAGTACATTGCGAACGAGTTTGGATTCCAGCCGCACGTTAGCTGGCGGAAATTGGACGCCAAGGAGGCGCTGCCCGAGGAGAATTCGCTGAAGCACTACGAGTTCAAGTGGTTCAACCAGGAGCAGTAG
- the l(3)mbn gene encoding protein lethal(3)malignant blood neoplasm 1 isoform X1: MSLKMMAIVCALLLLCTLTHVLSAATTVRPYKFGFTIDEQQHRAEKRDERGIIMGEFGFITADGIYHVTVYATDEEGKFRIISMKSYPYAGPVGQKTLSVTTTPKALPLPLPVAPPRNNFITEGCAGCFLKKSPPKTEIRTLSQPLSPAQSGKPEGSSDYGLNVQLPFRESIAQTVARRLGSDQDTQQSTNTYTNAPNTKHIELGLNLAMNTYYTTKGAVTGHVSTQTSNSQSSSGNTKIDYNVGVVEKVGPPVYPPLNIKLDESAIREAITYAGRVTGPVALADQPLIAPASVPASQVNIFSVDENANLPLASYVQSVAQRPSADIRNILRSGVASAKTVSHSKAQPTLTQNPHQALLLNSATIAGISGVSANSPTGSSANGGSFSAGKSPAEGSGGSQTGGPGGVFGVGGSGGSRASGGPAGGSLPGSGLGVSGGSKPSGGSAVGSSSGSGFGGVGSGSSSGSGLGGVGGGSSSGSGLGGVGGGSSSGSGLGGIGGGSSSGSRLGGVGGGSKASGLGGGIGSGSGSASGATGDLYKFKYILDYNGHEETGGRNGDKQGSYFAIGEDAVQRTIEYIANEFGFQPHVSWRKLDAKEALPEENSLKHYEFKWFNQEQ, from the exons ATGAGCCTCAAAATGATGGCGATTGTTTGTGCT CTGCTGCTCCTGTGCACCTTGACCCACGTCCTGTCGGCAGCGACCACAGTGCGACCCTACAAGTTCGGCTTCACCATCGACGAGCAGCAGCATCGGGCGGAGAAAAGAG ATGAACGCGGCATTATCATGGGCGAGTTTGGGTTCATCACCGCCGATGGAATATACCATGTTACGGTCTATGCCACCGACGAGGAGGGCAAGTTCCGCATAATCTCCATGAAGAGCTATCCCTACGCTGGTCCCGTCGGTCAAA AGACACTGTCTGTGACAACGACTCCAAAGGCCCTGCCACTTCCGCTTCCGGTGGCTCCTCCCAGGAATAACTTCATCACGGAGGGATGTGCCGGCTGTTTCCTGAAGAAGTCCCCTCCCAAGACGGAGATTCGCACTCTTTCCCAGCCATTGTCGCCAGCTCAATCAGGTAAGCCCGAGGGCTCTTCGGATTACGGCCTGAATGTGCAGTTGCCCTTCCGGGAGTCCATTGCCCAGACTGTGGCAAGGCGTCTTGGCTCGGACCAAGATACACAGCAAAGCACCAACACTTACACGAATGCACCAAACACTAAACACATCGAACTTGGTCTCAACTTAGCCATGAACACTTACTACACAACCAAGGGCGCTGTGACCGGACATGTGAGCACTCAGACCTCGAATTCTCAATCATCGAGTGGCAACACAAAGATCGACTACAATGTGGGCGTGGTCGAGAAGGTCGGACCGCCAGTGTATCCACCATTGAACATAAAGTTGGATGAGTCAGCAATAAGGGAAGCCATCACGTATGCCGGCCGGGTAACAGGTCCTGTGGCCCTGGCCGATCAGCCACTTATTGCCCCAGCATCGGTGCCCGCCAGTCAAGTGAATATCTTCTCTGTAGATGAAAATGCCAACCTTCCGCTTGCCAGCTATGTTCAATCCGTAGCACAACGTCCAAGTGCGGACATCAGAAACATCCTTCGATCGGGAGTTGCCTCTGCGAAAACAGTGTCGCATTCGAAGGCACAGCCCACACTCACACAGAACCCACACCAAGCACTTCTTTTGA ATTCAGCAACCATTGCGGGAATTTCTGGAGTGTCAGCCAACTCACCAACCGGAAGTTCAGCAAACGGTGGAAGCTTCTCTGCAGGAAAATCGCCTGCTGAAGGATCTGGAGGATCACAAACCGGAGGACCTGGGGGTGTTTTCGGCGTAGGAGGTTCAGGCGGAAGCAGGGCATCTGGTGGTCCAGCTGGAGGAAGCTTACCAGGATCAGGACTGGGAGTTTCTGGAGGAAGCAAGCCATCTGGAGGTTCCGCTGTCGGAAGCTCTTCGGGATCTGGATTTGGAGGGGTCGGTAGTGGAAGCTCGTCAGGATCTGGACTTGGAGGAGTCGGTGGTGGAAGCTCGTCTGGATCTGGACTTGGAGGAGTCGGGGGTGGAAGCTCATCAGGATCCGGACTTGGAGGAATAGGTGGTGGAAGCTCGTCGGGATCTAGACTTGGAGGAGTCGGTGGTGGAAGCAAAGCCTCTGGGCTTGGCGGAGGAATTGGATCGGGAAGCGGAAGTGCATCTGGAGCAACGGGAGATCTGTACAAATTCAAGTATATCTTGGACTACAACGGACACGAGGAGACCGGCGGTCGCAATGGTGACAAGCAGGGCAGCTACTTCGCCATCGGCGAGGATGCAGTGCAGCGGACCATCGAGTACATTGCGAACGAGTTTGGATTCCAGCCGCACGTTAGCTGGCGGAAATTGGACGCCAAGGAGGCGCTGCCCGAGGAGAATTCGCTGAAGCACTACGAGTTCAAGTGGTTCAACCAGGAGCAGTAG